The window ctcaggagcggcaggaacagcggcagcggtagacccagaagggacagccaagccaacagcgggaatcacatcagcggcaggtacggcaggcccagcgatcgcctcgtagaatcatcggcagccagcggaacctgggtcctggcggccggtccaggggcgagctgctggaacagcggaagtctggggcaggcaacacgaagaaaacaggcggcgcggcaaccccacctcggtacggctgcggccctagtagcggcagacggcgtcatcgacacagcatggggagtgtagaccaggaggggggggagcagcataagcggcccgtttggtagtagtggagaccgccccagacctcgctagacgctgcagcagcccgtggatgatagcacgccctgcctccgcggtggtccatacctgtccaaggtcgtctccacggatgtagcacctgcggtaacatagatagattagtaagaggggttccctcacgcacggggggaagacatgcccaccccgaacgcaaggaagaccccaaatacaaaatacaacgaagaagctgagcggggggcaggaaggaagacgaagaatcggataccaagggagtcgcgggagagctttccgacgacttcctggcagaccttcgcttcccctacccccgcacagcagtgaaagtaatatgaaaatgaaacagaatactgccttgcgattcacttcatagaacttaaaggggaaaaagatcaattcccgggtaagaacggaaacttgatccaataatatgatgctatcataaaatatatatgaaaatgaaacagaatactgcacttgcgatttcatttcacataaaaaaatcgtaaggatcaattcccgggtaagaacgaaaattgatccaaattaaatttcatgcaaataaataaatgaaaatgaaaagaatattgcaattgcgaatccactttcattgcattctattatacaaaattaaaaggctcgtgccgagcgcaaacacacactcggtaacgaacgcacaggaaacatataatgaaaagagtacttacatttttcaattacacactttcgcccaaaaatacatgactcggcgcgagcgcgcccgccctcgcaccgaggcataattcaaggttcaattcatgaaaagagaggaaatcgccgcatctacggcgataactccatgttggttcataattaagtaatgaaaatgaaaacagtgtacttacagtttcatttccaagtcaaacaaaccattagtagaaaacacaatataaacaaagcatacgacgatgaagcgggcagagagcgatgacgaacacgtccttcacacccgcggccgaaagcaaaagtgatttgtttacctcccagtcgcgcggcgcgcgactgtcggacaagcagttaactaccgttctcccttgttcgaagcttacgaccgttccagctgccgctagctacttcctattgttaaaggaccgtggtttgtattacgtatcggaacaaataaaatacattaaataacagaaaataacggCTAATTATCAACAAAATAACCAAAACTACAACATTGTGGCCTACGCTGCAGTAtacgaaaaaactgaaaaaagccgATAAAACATATATTAGGACTAAAAACATGTAAAATATGCTTAAAATATCCattaaataacagaaaataacggatattaacaaacaaaataaacaaaacaagagCATTGTTTACAAATGGACGAGACTAGTACGTAGCCTCACCCGAGGCTGCATAAATAACCTTATTTCCCATAGACCTAAGGTAATATACACCtaaattaatatctatttatacagaaaatataatatactttcattttataGCGAAAAAACCGTCAAAATAGACGAAAATAGACGAAATCTATTGGGGCGAAAACTTTACTCACTCGGGATCTACGACCATAACAAATGTAGGCGACGGGAGGCAGCCATTGGTCGAGGGTGGACCCTGCTTCTTATTTTAGCGGTTTAATCGTCGTTTTATTAATTACTTATCAGGTTTAAGTGGTTATAATCGTAGATCGATGATTGATAAATTATTTAAACCACGAGATCTATCTCTATTTGGTTTTTCGGGGGTTTAATATCGATTTAGAAAGTCGCTATTGAGGGTTGAGCGAATGGCTCCCAGAAGATTGGTTAATgcgttcttcttctcttttttgaatatataccataatttcctcataaCGATATAtgctttttccttctttcaattaattatttattggTTTGTTTTAAATAATTCACATTGCGGGGCATTAATACATTTTGTAtacgtttttatcttttttgacgGTTCATGAGGGAacttctttgatatttttaaacaTGTATCGTAATTTTCTCGTTTCAGTATatactttttccttctttcaacTGGTTACTTATTGCTTCTTTTTTAAATCATCCAAATTACAAGGCATTAATACGTTATATATacgatttttataatttttattgatatatatatattttatatatatatgttatgaaccGTCTTAATGGCTCATCAGGTTCTTTAAGTTTCAAGACATTCGGGACTGGAAAAACTGACAGAGATAGAGTCCAGCAACGGAGGGAGGGAAACTAACCAAGCAAATAAAGTaaccttaaactaatttattacaataacatttatttacaCTTTTTATACAAATGAGTCAGTAAGTCAgtcaaaaaaataacattaacacAAAGTTATTAACAGACCATTTGCATCATTATATgcaaagttattagaaaaaaaaaataatcaggcaCAAAATTAAAGACATTCAAAATGAACCAGCTGCATTActctaaataattaaaattagcactgaagcggcataatgatagtcagagcaaaacgggaacacttttTTTAAACGATGAGGaaacaacagtccaatgccggacgatctagacagagccgatacggcaaccacctcgtccttggaacaatatggacatcctcctcgaccactggacgaaaacacgtcactgctgctgcccagtgaggtcgctctcgacacgtcgtcctctcgacgacgaaaaaacgccagtgctgctgcccagtgaggtcgcactcgacaagtcgtcctcttgacgactaaaacacgcattgctgctgcccagtgaggtcgtactcgacaTGTCGTCCTTTCGACGAGAAAACGAAAACTACCGCCAATGCTGGCCAAAtgctgtcgacctccaactcgacgtcatactccatacgacgacttcaattaaataaccaggtatccagtacctggcgctgcctcatgctggtccacaggtaatcatacctggaCTGtctctgactgactggtcgttgcTGCTCCAGAAccgactggttgttctgccctccagaacctgactgtgAAATCAGACATCTTCCGACACACGTCAACTCACTTGACCCtccaaaaaaaacagaaaacaggtTAATGGTTATCAGTTAAAACAAGCAATACTAAGGAACAAGCGGAATACGCTTGTTCCAACAAAGCCACTtaacctgacaatatatataatatcatatatatataatatatatatatatatatatatatatataatatatatatatatatatgtgtgtgtgtgtgtgtgtgtgtgtggtgtgtgtgtgtgtgtgtgtgtgtgtgtgtgtgtgactggtaaaatgttctgttacaacagagttccatctaataaaaggagcccaataaaaagaaaaaaccaaaaattatAGACAaaaactaagctccttgatgtcttcaatgttgtttatttatatatttgccccaaatgtaaggtggggaaaaaTGTGGGGGCTTTCTCGTTCggcctactaaaagtcagaattgattgtcatcggggagttagttacagaacaggcaataaattaactaatcctgaattttctaatgtacgtgatcatgccgaaaaatctgtaaacaacatattgaatgtaaaacatcttaaaattctctccagagccacctcacctcatcaattagcaataatcGAATCGTTATATATCAAGAAGCTTGTTCcgcctttaaacaatcaaactacctccacaacactgtacctgtcttgagtgtgcccctgtctctgtcttttatgtcattaggtccttagtttcccgtcctgaaaggtagcggtctatttctttcattctgtctgttgcattttagtttttttatttttattgtttaatttttaaatttttgtttaaagtgtaaatattttttaaattgaaaaggtttcttaattcttaagtctttgtaatatttttatatattataattacgtttttcagctttgaaaatgaggctgtgtcctcgaaacgtcagcatgtttaataaatggacaattactagtacatgacgtctccttcagctccttgttgcatatatatatatatatatatatatatatatatatatatatatatatatatatattatatatataatctttttttgaCTGTTCATTGGTGGAACTTCTTAcgtattttttaatatatctcgtaatttatcattaaaatatgtattttttcttctttcaattgGTTGTTTCTTATTTCCTTCTAAATCATTAAAATTACGAGGCATTAATACGCTATATatacgatttttcttttttcaagaatatattttatcattatttgtaatACAAAGTTCAGATGCCAACGTAAAGAAACATATTGAACCTgtttagaataaatatatttaaaatgttctTCGCTTCGAAATATTATAATTTCCAACATTCAGATAAAAGTTTTACTTCTCTAGTTTTTATAATGTATTCATAAATTTTAGAATACGGGATAATAATAAGAGtacatagataaaaatggtagaaTAGGACACATTGGTGAATACATAAGGAGACCTCTTgattagaattaaataaataaataaataaataaataaatacataaataaataaaataattaataatataaatagacaaataaatatcaATGAGGAAATATGACACTACCAACAATGTCATCATACGATTGCAGAAATCGTAAAGGGGCGGACGAGATggatttattgttaaaaaagtaaGTTAGCCAATAATTCATTATCTTACCATTTTCTATGGTTGAAAATCATTTAGTAGAAATTGTAATATTAGGGGAAACAGCTGTAGTGTTCTTATAATAATATCTGACCAATGATAACCTTTGGAAACTGCAGTGAGCAGTTAATGTTTGGTTAGAATTAAGCTGAATACGACGGCATGTATCGACGATTATCTTAGATTTTGTTGAAATTTCAAAGTGAGAAGGCTATAGACTGCTCtattttggaagctttttttggttaaatatagtctttattatgaaaaatatactagTCCTTATATTTACAATTTGGATGTCAGGGTTGGTACTAGTGTTGCAAAGTTTATACAATTTTGCGAGCAGACCAACTCCAGGAGTTTCAGAAACaatattataagtgttttcaaaTACAATTAAGACAAAAGTAaggataagaaaacaaaaaatctaaagtTTAGTTATACTTATTAGAAAAACTGACACTATGGTGGTAACCAAAAGTTGTGTTGGAGTTTGTGACAACACTATAAATATTCCCACTAGTACAGGGAGTCAAAGAAAGAGTTTGATAGATTGTTTTATAGAGATCTTCCATTATACCTACCCGTTTTACAGAATCATTTTTCAAACACTAAGAGAAATCTGAAAGAGGaggattaaataaatatattttacagacAATAGGACACTAAACTGTATTTTTACGTCCTAGAAAAACGAGGTATAAGCATTTCAAAGTAGGTTTTAAAGTCTTTTGAAATCTGGAtgacactattatatataatttggaaCACCTTTCTCAGGCTGGAAGACACTGCCATACAATCTGGAACACCCTTTAAGGATGGAGGACACTATAATCTGGAACATTCTCCCAAGGCTGAAATACACTATTCTTTTAAACTGGAACACCCTTCCAGACTGGAGGACATAATCTGGAACAATCTTCATGACTGGAAAGCACTATTCAAAAATCTGGAACATTATTCTATGGCTGGAGTACACTATTCTTCCAATCTGGAACAGTCTTCAAGGTCTGGAGACACTACTCTACAATCTGGAACACTCTTTTAAGGCTGGAAGACTACCCTATAATCTGGAAGAACCTCCAAGGCTAGAATACCCAGCCTCCCCCCAGCCCCCCAACACCCTACCCCCTAAAAGCCCTGTGACAAATTCTTGCGGTACATTCAGCCGCATCTAGAAAGGTGTACCATATGACTGAGAAGGAAAGCTAGGAGCAGGGGGCGTCCCGTACGAGGAGCTGGGAGTTGGAGCTGGTCCTGGTACACTGTATGAAGGACTTGGAGCTGGTCCTGGTACACTGTATGAAGGACTTGGAGCAGGAGCTGGAGGGGCAATATATGAAGGACTTGGAGCCGGTCCTGATGGTACACTATATGAAGGACTTGGAGCAGGAGCTGGTGGAGCACCGTAGGAGGGCCTTGGGGCTGGTACGGGAGCGTTATAAGAAGGACTTGGAGCCGGCGCTGGTGGAGCACCATAGGAAGGACGTGGAGCTGGTACAGGAACATTATAAGAAGGACTTGGAGCCGGCGCTGGTGGAGCACCGTAGGAAGGACTTGGAGCAGGTGCCGGGGGATTGTATGTCGGTCTAGGAGCTGGTGGTGGTCCGTATGACGTGCTAGGAGGAGTTGCGGGTGGTCGAGGTCTAGTAGTTGCCGGAGGAGCTCCGTACGACGTGCTGGGAGTCGCTGGGGGAGCTCCATACGATGTGCTAGGGGTCGCTGGAGGAGCTCCATACGATGTACTAGGGGTCGCTGGGGGAGCCCCGTAGGACGTGCTAGGGGTCGCCGGGGGAGCCCCGTAGGATGTGCTTGGGGTCGCCGGGGGAGCCCCGTAGGACGTGCTAGGGGTCGCCGGAGGGGGCCCATACGAAGCAGGGGGCGTGGCAGGGGGTGGAGCAGGGGGCGCTCCATAAGAGGGTCTAGGACGTTGGCCCTTTGGTCTCTGTTTCCGGCCCTTCTTGCCGCCAAAAAGTCCTTGGAAGATTCCGAAGATTGGAGCCCTGCGGAATCTCGGGTGCGCCTCTGAGAATTCGTACGGATCGCCGACTGAAAGATTGGATACGAGGTTACACGGATCAGCCCTTCTATCTAAGTGGATATTCATGAATACTTATACTTCTATTcaagtaaatataaaatcatgGGCACTTTAAGATGTAAGTTAAGTAATGCTGAGTGTCTATACCCTTAGCTAATGTGTGATTTGGGAGCACAGGaacaaaaggggccactgacccAATGTATATGATCTCAGATTAATAAACAAGACAGCTTGTGGCCCCTAGGGTTCTGCGGCCCTTGGGTACTGCCCTTCCAACGCTAAAACATGAGAATATATTATGCAAACTAAATAAAATGTCTGAGCTCATTTTTACGTGATACCTTGTGACCATTCTAAGAGGTAGTCCATGTTACTGGATAAATGTATATTAACAAAATGAGGAATGTTAGAACATGTTAGAAGAAAATGTTAGAAGAAATATTACCTGATACAGACATAAATGTTTTAGGAAATGGTCCATGTTTGTAgaaggaaatataataataacaataagagaaATGTTGGAAAAGGTGAATGGCACTCTATCTGTGAGTAAGAGAAGTTATACAAATTTGGATTAACTCGGCTTagttattctgaagatgaaaaaaataaacggaCTGACTTACAGAGCCTCGCCTCCTTGTCGATCGATTCTTCCTCGCCGTAGGTAAAGGTCGCTAAGGTCATCGCCACGACCGAGGCCACGGCAATCTGAAAGAGGGTTGGATTTCGCCTCAgcgtttgaaaaaataataacaaatgagaTGGTTTCCACGGCTGCCACCAGTGGCCACTGCTTCATCGATGTCACCCGAAATGTAAACTAACCTAAGGAAggatttactgtatatatatatatatatatatatatatataatattatatatatatatatatatatactatatatatatatatatatatatctatatatataatatatatatatatatcaccatattattTAGCTAatgtttacatatacacatacacacaaacaacaacaatctAAAAGTTACATTTGATTTTGATATATTATGGGAAATATTCTAgttgtctattatttttttattcaatgagaTTAACATTATTTCAATGAATAATCTGTCCATACAGTTTTGTTTTtcacgatataataataataataacaacaacaacaacacaacaacaacaacaacaacaacaacaacaacaacaacaacaacaacaataataataataataataataataataataataataataataataataataataatttcttcagtGGATGATTGCTTTTATATCTGTTTGCttagtaagcatatatatatatatatatatatatatatatatatatatagtatatatatatatatatatatatatatatatatatatatatatatgtgtgtgtgtgtgtgtgtgtgtgtgtgtgtgtgtgtgtgtttgtgtgcgtatatatatatatatatatatatatatatatatatatatatatatatatatatatatatatacagttggatATAAAAAAGAATCAATCAGTGTCTCTTCAACAGGTAATTCGTTCAGCCATTTAGTCACGTGACTCaaagagatgaagaagaggaaaaagaaaaagaagaagaagaaaagcattgGCATTAAACTGAACAAGGACgaggttggggggagggaggtagtTTTTTCCAGCGAGAATTGGAACCTGCAATTATTGATAATATCACCTGTCGCATGTAGAAGTATGTCTCCATCCACGCGTTGATTTCTGtgtcccctctttctctctctttctctgttgcaAAGTCATTGCATAACTCATGAATCAACAGTTATCTAAGGAATCTGTTGCATATATTTATGGTATACGGGATCCTCTATAGGCAGGAGACCGTGCTGATATTAGCCAGGTTAGCCTAAAATAGTTATTAGAATGTCAAAACAAGAGGTCAAATATACAGTCATTATCGGTCCATTAATGGGGTTATCGGAACAATACTTCATTGAGTaatattttacagagagagagagagatgaagagagaagagggagagagatagagagagagagagagagagagagagagagagagagagagagagagagagagagagagaggctaataacCCCTTTTCGCAAATTATCTTCAAACagcaacataaatatatatatatatatatatatatatatatatatatatatatatatatatatatataaacacagccTCAATTTCCAATAGACAGCAAAACTGGTTGGGTATTTGGAACCAGGAAACGACCTTTGCATTTTATTCACTGCAAGAACCCGTGCTAGctggtgctggcataaggccagctctaTCACAGATTGTCAGAGAAACTACGGACTGtactatgagcaagagcccgtactggTATGAGGCCAGCATAATCCGAAATAGCGCCAAGAGATCGCTTGCAATTCGGCAAGAAAGGCAATGTTATGCGTTAAGATAAGATAGCTGAGTCGTGTTTAAAATGTAGAATATCCCTCCCTCAAATGtggaaattatataattatatatctagactatatatattagtatatatatatattataatatataatatatatatatatatataattcctctatatgtgtgtgtgtgtgtgtgtatatatatatatatatatatatatatatatatatatatatatatatatatatatatacctatatcctaTTGTTTTCTAAGATTCGCTTTGGCCAAACTTCAGCTGACGTAAATAATTCAAATTTGATTTCAGACGAACcaaaatgtctaaaaaataatataataaaactttcaCAAATTTTGAAGTCACGTGACCGGAATTTTCCATCAACATCCCCAACtttgaaaaaaactataaaaaaaaacaatttgaaaaaaattaaaaatatatataaaaacaaagccTTTTTGATTCAGCCAACAGCTTCCAGTGACGTGTGACACACGAAAGGTCGAGATTATGAACGTCATTACGAAGCAAAAAACACCATATGATATAGAGCTCCCCCTAACCCGCACCCCAACCCCATAAGATTTATTCTGTTACACATTATCGCATCGTTTTGCAGCACGAGATGTTACACGGTTTGCCAGGGAAGCATAACAGGTCAGGTTAACATCAAGTTACATCACGGAGCCATAGATAGGCACGCAAGACGCATCGCGTTTGACAGCTGCTGAGTAGCCGCTGTTTATTGGGTTCGTTCAGTGAGTCTAATATTAcgtgaattatttaaaaatagtttGATTTAGCCTTATTTTGCTATTATAATCAGtcttatataatgaatattagtatatattaatttttaaaaatataatatacgtTCCTAAGCATTTTAAGAaaggtattttgattattttattaaaatcggTTCGAGGAACGCAGCCAATAATTCTTACGTGAATTATTCAAAACTCGTTTGATTTAGTCTTAATACGCTATGATAATCAgtctaatataatctatataaagttaaactaattacaaaaaaatataatataccttTCTAAACAGTTAAAGAAAGATATTTTGACTATTTTATTAAAAACGCTTCGAGGAACGCAGCCACTGATGGTTCTGATCTTACGTGAATTATTAGAAAATCGCTTGATTTAGCCTCATTTTGCCATTAATTTCAGTCTTATGTTATTAAtttaaagatgaataaaaaggtaTAATATACTTTTATAACCGTTTTAAGAtagatattttgattattttattaaaaatcctATGAGGAACGTAGCCACGGATGGTTCTATTCTTACGTGAATTATTAGGAAATCGCTTGATTTAGCCTTATTTAGCCATGAATTTCAgccttatattaataatttaaagaTGAATTAATTATAAGAATGTATAATACACTTTTTAAGCGTTTTAAGGAAgatattttgattatttcattaaaaacGCTATGATGAACGTAGCTACTGATGGCTCTAATCTTACGTGAATTATTTAAAATCACCTGATTTAGCCTTATCTTGCCATTAATTTCAgtcttatattattaatttaaagatAAGTTAATTATAAAAgggtataatataattttataagcattataagaaagatatttttattattttattaaaaatgttataaGAAACGCAGTCACTGGTAACTGAACCCGACCTTCTCACCGCCATTGAGATCATATAACTCAAACAGCTAAAATATGACTTTCTAAGATTTTATATGAACTATTTATAGGTTGCAAGATCTCCATTGCACAAGTGCAATATCTTTTGCTTCTAGAGAATCGATGTACAGATTTTCATTCCCATTTCTGCGCCGTTTTCGACGGTTCTGGGCAAGATGAAGTCACTGTGAAACCTACGAGACGAGTCACAGTCTACTTCCTATCCATTTTTAGGGTAGTTTTCTACGGGCCTGGGCAAGATAAAGTCACTGTGTAACCTATCAGTCAAAATATAGCTTGTTTCCAACGACGAAGCATTTCGTAATGGGAAAACCCATTGTTCAATCGACTGTGTTATAGATGTCACGCACAACATGTTATTAGAGGATTGGTGGGTTGTGTCGTACTGTAATTAGTTGGTTTCCAGTcgttatatattttgttaaattgtAACGTGAtgacacccacccacacacacacacacaacacacacacacacacaccacacaaagaCATAAGCTGTATAGCCCAAGGGATGTTGAGTACATTAACCAGCATTCTTACAAAGGTGGGAAAACCACCAAGAATTTGTTAGCGTCCAAAAAGACATTTTCGAAATGGCGAGACTATACAGCATTAGCCTCGAGAGAATCATTATCTTCTTCTCCATTTCTTGACGAACAACTCCGTCTTCCTAATGActctggagaagaagaagaagaagagggagaaggagaaggagaagaagaagaagaagaagaagaaggagaaggagatgaGTAATCACAGCTGAAGCAACAACCCATTAGTTATCACCAGTTCGTCTGCTGTTCCGTCCTCTAACAATTGCCATTAGACTTACCTGCATCTTGCAACACGTGAGACACCTCTTTGCCTAATTAGCAAACGTTCTTGCAACGTTTGGACAAGCAAAACTTTGTCGTCTGGTTTCTGCAGAATATTTCTCAGACTTCTGAGGCGCTGCGATCTGATTCTCTGATTCATGACTCAGAAATCTCTGTTCTGTGTTGGGAAAGCCAACTTGAGTGTCTATTCTTGGTCAGTCAGTGTATACAGATTTGTGGTCAAGTTTCGTAAATTTGCATTCTTTAAAGATGAGAGCGAATTTGCTGTGATTAGTGATTTTGTCTGTCTGAGAATATATGCTAATCATGTACTAATTATACTGATAATAATGACAGTACTTAGAGCACTGTAATATACCCCAAGGAATCCTAATAGGTCttacttattaattatatatcttgcATCTCCCTGAGGATATACATTAACACAGATTTCATATCTAAAAGTGGGATTACTTACACAGGACCTGGGACTGATGGAGGTTAAGCCCGGGCTGGTCGACGGCAAGTCTCAACGAGCAGTTTAGTTCCGTCATTTTTTCACTATCATTACCACTTGTCATTTAAACCCAACCAGTAGGTATACTTTTACTAATAGCaccactatagctggttcacttaacgtggattcttggatgagccgtatgcttactagacgtttgtttggcggctgctgattggctggtaccgggaggtaggcagctcccagccaatcagcgcccgccaaacaaacgtctcgtaggcatagggctcacccaagaatctaccttaagtgaaccagctatagtttcaCAGGATGTGATGTTAGTGTCTGTCTTTTGTAAATTTCTCCAGCAAGATTCTAGGGGAGGGGAGTGCTAGCCCTGTGGGATGGGGTTGCATGGCCCCATGGCTTTCACTCATATGGCTACAACCTGTTACACCCAACAACAGTCAACCAGCTACCAGTCACTACGTTTACCAGGGAAGTCTgaagaatatatttaaaaagttataaatataaaagtaatgacATAAAAAGAATATAAGTATAACAAATAAGGACTCTGAGATCACGTCCATGATTTGATTGTGACATAAGAGAATTTATCGTTATTTTCATTAAATGGATCATTCATTGAAATTTACTTTGACTCtaagataaacaaaattataaatggtaaatatttaaaaagttataaatataa is drawn from Macrobrachium nipponense isolate FS-2020 chromosome 47, ASM1510439v2, whole genome shotgun sequence and contains these coding sequences:
- the LOC135204481 gene encoding uncharacterized protein LOC135204481; the encoded protein is MLLYKVIAVASVVAMTLATFTYGEEESIDKEARLFGDPYEFSEAHPRFRRAPIFGIFQGLFGGKKGRKQRPKGQRPRPSYGAPPAPPPATPPASYGPPPATPSTSYGAPPATPSTSYGAPPATPSTSYGAPPATPSTSYGAPPATPSTSYGAPPATPSTSYGAPPATTRPRPPATPPSTSYGPPPAPRPTYNPPAPAPSPSYGAPPAPAPSPSYNVPVPAPRPSYGAPPAPAPSPSYNAPVPAPRPSYGAPPAPAPSPSYSVPSGPAPSPSYIAPPAPAPSPSYSVPGPAPSPSYSVPGPAPTPSSSYGTPPAPSFPSQSYGTPF